Proteins found in one Venturia canescens isolate UGA chromosome 8, ASM1945775v1, whole genome shotgun sequence genomic segment:
- the LOC122414638 gene encoding small integral membrane protein 14, which yields MDEGFDPCECVWSNLAVQRLLSILRQTQTACTENECYPTTRLPGPQNDQPSTDMFFLTMIFGVVALLYAFRPNTLRRMSIEDTKPFDNAPGSNDDPPVPPPAAN from the exons aTGGACGAAGGATTCGATCCGTGCGAATGCGTTTGGAGCAACTTGGCGGTGCAACGGCTTCTATCGATT TTACGTCAGACACAGACCGCCTGTACGGAAAATGAATGCTATCCTACAACGAGGC TTCCCGGACCACAAAATGATCAACCGAGCACGGATATGTTCTTCTTGACGATGATATTCGGCGTAGTTGCTCTACTTTATGCCTTCAGGCCGAATACTCTTCGTCGAATGAGTATCGAGGACACGAAACCTTTCGACAATGCTCCT GGTTCGAACGATGATCCACCAGTTCCTCCTCCGGCAGCCAACTGA
- the Xbp1 gene encoding X-box-binding protein 1 produces the protein MCALKSVIITLPKSLAKTPGGLETGDGLTSTPTIKFTTSLLAAQRINNMEDRKSMIKHQPEDNMSLDEEEIIKPELWLRGKKRRLDHLTWEEKLQRKKLKNRVAAQTSRDRKKAKLDELEDTVKALRESNERLTQECSLLRAQNESLRTESERLRCEKTANNIDRISSNEESFCSNCRIRVGCAAPTLGSAVSPFNPLPQGGATQPASSPTPLSKNASIILKIMTLYLLSRNCSANSKETSTSKNLKNSQRAFCEKLPQKWKQALVDQVNRSRSNKIPLKNLTIQKEWWGRHQKMWKPVEPSTA, from the exons ATGTGTGCTCTGAAGAGTGTAATAATAACATTGCCTAAGAGCCTGGCCAAGACTCCCGGAGGCTTGGAGACAGGGGACGGCTTGACAAGTACTCCAACTATCAAATTCACTACATCCTTACTCGCTGCACAAAGGATAAACAATATGGAGGACAGGAAATCAATGATTAAACATCAGCCAGAGGACAACATGTCGTTGGACGAGGAAGAGATAATCAAACCAGAGCTCTGGCTCAGAGGAAAAAAGCGAAGATTAGATCACTTGACCTGggaagaaaaattgcaaaGAAA GAAATTAAAGAACAGAGTAGCAGCTCAAACATCCAGAGATCGTAAAAAGGCTAAATTGGACGAATTGGAAGACACGGTTAAAGCTTTGAGAGAAAGTAATGAAAGGTTGACACAAGAATGCTCTTTGTTGAGAGCTCAAAATGAGAGTCTCCGCACAGAATCCGAGAGACTGAGATGCGAGAAAACAGCCAACAATATCGACAGGATAAGTTCCAATGAGGAAAGCTTTTGCTCGAATTGTCGAATTCGTGTCGGTTGTGCTGCCCCCACGCTGGGATCAGCAGTATCCCCCTTTAACCCTCTGCCGCAGGGTGGGGCAACACAACCGGCATCATCGCCGACCCCGTTGAGCAAAAACGCCTCGATTATCCTGAAGATAATGACGCTCTACCTCCTCTCGAGGAACTGTTCGGCGAACTCCAAGGAGACGAGTACATCGAAAAACTTGAAGAACTCGCAGAGAGCCTTCTGCGAGAAGTTACCGCAGAAGTGGAAGCAAGCACTTGTCGACCAAGTGAACAG ATCTCGGTCAAACAAGATACCACTGAAGAATCTGACAATACAGAAAGAGTGGTGGGGACGACATCAGAAAATGTGGAAACCGGTAGAACCGTCCACAGCGTAA
- the LOC122414630 gene encoding zinc finger CCHC domain-containing protein 8 homolog — MSSSGNDGVADDSVICLDSSIDENAIEIVNDCDQSVLENVAFDKTLPPGVAPDGFIIVDETQESDKVNELELTRHDDKKKEEAEKPMFKIVFGDESISRLYKKRVKDFFHRLVSGDIQIDESYLDKSHLVLEVRSKKTSRKRSHDHLEVNEVEKSNNHGEESFDMLFRIENRPTIQDRLDVPTYGKKFDQIMKLTSEADKAGEEESKSACRPKMNCFNCMGNHSIRDCPVPRNYNEIQKNRNEFTSRTVQKVGRYHVENDDQRHERFVPGQISRELKRALGIGDNQLPHYIYRMRKLGYPPGWLKEARLQHSGMNLYNSDGVLEMEDTDEAGEIFENGDKDQYDLEKIKDFPGFNVRPPSGTREDDKKYWKSNRYTSNSKESLLAMISEKKVEGYKRKKLKRTIEPSTDNIEQTPTEMDVEKDVDDNVVENVSVNGFFIPPLPKSPAKPPLPLDSEDGAIDSPKGELPINEAVASPGTVDSPSLADLERRKKQLLAELDDSSQPSPPSTPVTSRSCSSTSHSSCVDQQEPQKASITNDPPQTVEAMCSLTTPSRGSVKSVDLGTPLLESTSPYSKLPSVENFAKDVCDIINFENLPDSTGKYEKMSGILQKVRNTLAMNQQE, encoded by the exons ATGAGTTCCTCGGGGAACGACGGAGTTGCTGACGACTCCGTCATTTGTTTGGATTCGAGTATCGACGAGAACGCGATCGAAATTGTGAACGATTGTGATCAGTCAGTTTTggaaaatgttgcttttgaCAAAACATTACCACCGGGTGTCGCACCTGATGGTTTCATCATCGTCGACGAGACACAAGAATCAGACAAGGTTAACGAACTTGAGCTCACCCGTCACGATGacaaaaagaaggaagaggcTGAGAAACCCATGTTCAAAATCGTTTTTGGTGACGAAAGTATATCGAG acTCTACAAGAAACGTGTCAAAGACTTTTTTCACAGACTTGTATCCGGAGACATACAAATCGATGAATCCTATCTGGATAAATCTCATTTGGTACTTGAGGTTCGCAGCAAAAAAACAAGCCGCAAACGCAGTCACGATCATTTAGAAGTCAATGAAGTTGAAAAATCCAATAATCATGGAGAAGAAAGTTTTGATATGCTGTTCAGAATTGAGAACAGACCGACGATACAGGACAGGCTTGATGTGCCTACCTATGGAAAG AAATTCGACCAAATAATGAAGTTGACGAGCGAAGCTGACAAGGCAGGTGAGGAAGAAAGCAAGTCTGCGTGTCGACCAAAGATGAACTGTTTCAACTGCATGGGAAATCATTCGATCCGAGATTGTCCCGTGCCACGTAATTACAATGAGATTCAAAAgaacaggaatgaatttacttCTCGAACGGTACAGAAAGTCGGTCGTTATCACGTGGAAAATGACGATCAAAGACATGAACGATTTGTCCCGGGTCAAATAAGCCGAGAATTGAAGAGGGCCCTTGGAATTGGGGATAATCAACTTCCACATTATATATACAG AATGAGAAAACTTGGCTACCCTCCAGGGTGGTTGAAGGAAGCGAGACTTCAGCACTCTGGTATGAATCTTTACAATTCGGATGGTGTTCTCGAGATGGAAGATACGGACGAGGCTGGTGAGATATTTGAAAACGGTGATAAAGACCAATACGACTTGGAAAAGATCAAGGACTTTCCGGGTTTCAACGTTCGACCTCCATCCGGTACGAGAGAG GATGATAAAAAGTACTGGAAGTCGAATCGATACACGTCTAACAGCAAGGAATCGCTGCTCGCTATGATTAGCGAGAAAAAAGTCGAGGGGTACAAGAGGAAAAAGCTTAAACGTACGATAGAACCGAGTACTGATAACATTGAGCAAACTCCTACTGAAATGGATGTAGAAAAAGATGTTGATG ACAACGTCGTCGAAAACGTTTCGGTAAATGGCTTTTTCATTCCTCCTTTGCCGAAAAGTCCTGCAAAACCACCGTTGCCACTCGATTCAGAAGATGGCGCAATAGATTCGCCGAAAGGAGAACTTCCAATC aACGAAGCTGTGGCATCTCCTGGTACCGTCGATTCTCCATCTTTGGCTGACCTCGAGCGACGCAAAAAACAGTTGTTAGCAGAGCTCGACGACTCGAGCCAACCGTCACCTCCGAGCACGCCAGTTACGAGTAGATCGTGTAGCTCAACATCCCATAGTTCATGCGTCGACCAGCAGGAACCCCAAAAAGCTTCGATCACAAATGACCCGCCGCAAACCGTAGAAGCAATGTGTAGTTTGACAACGCCGTCTCGAGGATCGGTTAAGTCGGTAGATTTGGGTACTCCCTTACTCGAGAGTACATCGCCGTACAGCAAGCTTccatcggttgaaaatttcgcCAAAGATGTTTGCGATATcattaatttcgaaaatttaccgGATTCGACCGGTAAGTACGAAAAGATGTCGGGTATATTGCAGAAAGTTCGTAATACCCTCGCTATGAATCAGCAAGAATAA